The following proteins are encoded in a genomic region of Rhodoferax aquaticus:
- a CDS encoding SEL1-like repeat protein yields the protein MVTKGPSREKAAFTRTLKSARFGLVEAQYEVGLMYANGVGVEQDFEKALGWIRQAAERGFLPAQYLLATRYASGIAIERNVHQAFHWFMKAAERGHVKASYRLGKLYASAHADAAVHCLERAATQGLAEAQYGLAQAYLQGKGVDTDPSKAMHWLQQAAEQDFAPAQCALGAAYAAGDGVHKEVAVAMDWYRKAAKQFYPPALVAMHRLDAEGFGRAKEKGRTKRRHANQERRRTDVAWVSVAETGDAEVRYHLGLMYEAGIGVTQDEEQAQTWFARAANQDETRAQLALARRYEEEYPLVAMQWYEKAAQLGNADAMVAVGQHLSKSKSTPEQRLQGVSWYFKAAQEGAPHGHLALGEVFASNQATLAFACFKEGAEQGDKQAQWRLSRCYAKGSGVKQSAAQAFAWCARAAEQGLAVAQGALGAFYLEGYGVESDLIQALIWLEKAADQGDAKAQWNMGAVFASGAPGVAKDLRQAFALCHKSAESGFVPAQATLGLMYARIKEDEKALAWWAKAAEQGDPEAQYNLALHLSKAKHPRSESLAQMFHWFLEAANQGVGSAQARLGLMYATGQAAPLDLVEAHKWFLLAKAAGDDAGRINSERSQQQLDAAQAAEAQRRVDAWAAARANANALKPHL from the coding sequence ATGGTGACCAAAGGTCCTTCTCGTGAAAAAGCAGCATTTACGCGGACGCTGAAGTCTGCGCGGTTTGGTTTGGTAGAGGCTCAGTACGAAGTAGGCTTGATGTACGCCAATGGTGTGGGCGTTGAACAAGACTTCGAAAAAGCCTTGGGATGGATACGTCAAGCGGCGGAGAGAGGTTTTTTGCCAGCACAGTATCTCTTGGCCACGCGCTACGCCAGCGGCATTGCGATAGAACGCAATGTACACCAGGCTTTTCATTGGTTCATGAAGGCCGCAGAGCGCGGCCATGTAAAAGCAAGCTACCGTTTGGGCAAACTGTATGCATCGGCTCATGCCGATGCGGCAGTGCATTGCTTGGAGCGCGCGGCCACACAAGGGCTTGCCGAGGCGCAGTATGGCCTGGCACAGGCCTACCTCCAAGGCAAAGGCGTAGACACAGACCCCAGCAAAGCCATGCATTGGCTGCAACAAGCAGCAGAACAAGACTTCGCGCCCGCCCAATGTGCGCTGGGTGCAGCTTACGCAGCGGGGGATGGGGTGCACAAAGAAGTGGCCGTGGCCATGGACTGGTACCGTAAGGCGGCAAAGCAGTTCTACCCGCCCGCTCTAGTGGCCATGCACCGGCTAGATGCCGAGGGCTTTGGGCGGGCCAAAGAAAAGGGTCGTACCAAGCGCCGCCATGCCAACCAAGAACGCCGCCGCACGGACGTCGCTTGGGTGAGCGTAGCCGAGACAGGGGATGCCGAGGTGCGTTACCACTTGGGCCTGATGTACGAGGCGGGCATAGGTGTTACCCAAGACGAGGAGCAAGCCCAAACATGGTTTGCGCGTGCCGCCAACCAAGACGAAACGCGTGCACAGTTGGCACTGGCGCGTCGCTATGAAGAAGAGTACCCGCTAGTGGCTATGCAATGGTATGAAAAAGCGGCTCAACTCGGCAACGCAGATGCCATGGTGGCGGTAGGGCAGCATCTGTCGAAGTCCAAGTCGACACCTGAACAACGTCTGCAGGGCGTTTCTTGGTATTTCAAGGCCGCGCAGGAGGGCGCACCGCATGGCCATCTGGCATTGGGTGAAGTTTTTGCGTCGAATCAGGCGACGTTGGCATTTGCTTGTTTTAAAGAAGGCGCTGAACAAGGGGATAAGCAAGCCCAATGGCGTTTGAGCAGGTGCTATGCCAAGGGATCTGGCGTCAAGCAGAGCGCCGCCCAAGCCTTTGCTTGGTGTGCGCGTGCAGCGGAGCAAGGCTTGGCCGTTGCCCAAGGCGCTTTAGGTGCCTTCTATTTAGAAGGCTATGGCGTTGAGTCAGACCTTATCCAAGCCCTGATCTGGCTGGAAAAGGCCGCTGACCAGGGTGACGCCAAGGCGCAGTGGAATATGGGGGCTGTATTTGCCAGCGGGGCACCTGGTGTGGCTAAGGACCTGCGCCAAGCGTTTGCTTTGTGCCACAAGTCGGCTGAGAGCGGCTTTGTGCCGGCTCAGGCAACCTTAGGTCTTATGTATGCCCGCATCAAAGAAGACGAGAAGGCCTTGGCGTGGTGGGCCAAAGCCGCAGAGCAAGGCGACCCAGAGGCGCAATACAACTTGGCGCTTCACCTGAGCAAGGCCAAGCATCCGCGTTCCGAGAGCCTGGCCCAAATGTTTCATTGGTTCCTTGAAGCCGCTAACCAAGGTGTTGGCAGCGCCCAGGCCCGGCTGGGCTTGATGTATGCCACGGGCCAAGCCGCCCCATTGGATCTGGTCGAAGCCCATAAGTGGTTCTTGCTGGCCAAAGCCGCGGGCGATGATGCTGGACGCATCAACAGTGAGCGGTCTCAGCAGCAGTTGGACGCAGCCCAAGCGGCTGAAGCTCAGCGCCGCGTTGACGCATGGGCCGCAGCCCGTGCCAATGCGAACGCACTGAAGCCACATCTATAA
- a CDS encoding efflux transporter outer membrane subunit gives MKRPDAPVPQAWSAPDIELTPHDAAKTHWRNYFADPRLQSLITQALENNRDLKIAAARVVEARALYGVTKAEGLPSLSLGATAGASLTMIEAPLAVVSYELDFWGRLAGLSDSARFSFLATEEARRAVRISLVADVASAYFTLLQLDAMAELSQATADAREQSLELLTKGRDLGGLNDFEVQQAAGILEMAKSALADVQYQRVAVKNRLDYLVGKVAVMQTPGYALEEQDLDLALAPGLPSEVLLVRPDVMASEQRLRAAHANIGVARTAFFPKIALVAGFGVASQGLASLLSGSTTSFSPRFSLPALFDGGRTAAGVEVAEARKSIALAEYERTIQLAFREVSDQLAARASLVAQMRSANVNKASQERRLQIAWARHNAGMVGYLEVLDAQRELFAAQQAALQVRRAQLESAVQLYKALGGGEQRAD, from the coding sequence TTGAAACGCCCTGACGCGCCTGTACCTCAGGCTTGGAGTGCGCCCGACATTGAGCTTACGCCGCACGATGCCGCCAAGACCCACTGGCGCAATTACTTCGCCGACCCGCGTTTGCAATCCCTGATTACCCAAGCGCTGGAAAACAACCGAGACCTCAAAATTGCCGCGGCGCGTGTCGTAGAAGCGCGGGCTCTGTATGGGGTGACCAAAGCAGAAGGGCTGCCGTCTTTAAGTCTGGGTGCAACGGCCGGCGCTTCATTGACCATGATCGAGGCTCCGCTGGCTGTGGTGTCTTATGAGCTGGACTTTTGGGGGCGCTTGGCTGGTCTGTCAGACTCCGCGCGTTTCAGCTTCTTGGCTACCGAAGAGGCCCGCCGAGCCGTGCGCATTTCTTTGGTCGCGGATGTGGCTAGCGCCTACTTCACGCTTTTGCAGTTGGATGCAATGGCTGAGCTCTCGCAAGCTACTGCCGATGCCCGTGAGCAGTCCTTGGAGTTGCTGACCAAAGGGCGAGACCTAGGCGGCCTCAACGACTTTGAGGTGCAGCAAGCGGCAGGCATTTTAGAGATGGCCAAGTCCGCGTTGGCGGATGTCCAGTATCAACGCGTGGCCGTGAAAAATCGCTTGGACTACTTGGTGGGCAAGGTCGCCGTGATGCAAACTCCCGGCTATGCCCTGGAGGAGCAAGATCTTGACTTGGCGCTTGCGCCTGGCTTGCCTAGCGAGGTGCTATTGGTTCGCCCCGATGTCATGGCCAGCGAGCAGCGGCTGCGGGCTGCCCACGCCAACATTGGCGTTGCGCGTACAGCATTCTTTCCCAAGATCGCGTTGGTCGCCGGGTTTGGTGTTGCTAGCCAAGGCTTGGCAAGCCTGCTCAGCGGTAGTACTACCTCGTTCAGCCCTCGATTTTCTTTGCCTGCTTTGTTTGATGGGGGGCGCACGGCGGCAGGGGTTGAAGTGGCCGAGGCGCGCAAGTCGATAGCCCTTGCAGAGTATGAGCGGACGATTCAGTTGGCATTTCGCGAGGTGTCCGATCAATTGGCGGCACGTGCTTCGCTTGTGGCGCAAATGCGTTCAGCCAATGTCAACAAGGCCTCGCAAGAGCGACGCTTGCAAATAGCCTGGGCGCGGCATAACGCAGGCATGGTGGGATATTTGGAAGTGTTGGACGCCCAGCGTGAGCTGTTTGCCGCCCAGCAGGCAGCCTTGCAGGTTCGCAGAGCCCAGCTTGAATCGGCAGTGCAGTTGTACAAGGCATTAGGCGGGGGGGAACAACGTGCTGATTAG
- a CDS encoding tetratricopeptide repeat protein translates to MAKFEENYVAVLMRAWQGQLDFTQLIDCASQMEARQMGPLSAVLYQTWLKRTNSPYAYAGYFNLGVTLSNESDFAGAQQAYEQSIALHPGFVQPRLNKGSLFERQGMTEQALAEWRWVVEHVPGDNPENKTFVLMALNHLGRVLESKKQFHDAFAYLTQSLTLDPLQPDVVHHWVHLRQKQCMWPVYSPIEGLTQQAMHESTSALAMMNVSDDPAEQLAAANRFVAKRVNATLPLLAKPKRYGHKKLRIAYVSSDFCLHPVSMLTAELFELHNREKFEIYGYCWSPEDGSALRQRVIAAMDHFTRIDQMSDEAAAKLMREHEIDVLVDLQGQTAGARVNMLAYRPAPIQITYLGLPATTGLPSIDYVIADRFLIPEALTPFYSEKPLYMPDIYQCSDRKRAVGPIPSRESCGLPAQGFVFCSLNNNYKYTPEMFDVWMRILKRTPGSVLWLLADNPWAEANLRQEARTRGIEDHRILFAPRVSPENYLARYAAADLFLDTFPFNAGTTANDALWMGLPVLTLCGRAFASRMAGALLTAAQMPELICYDVQSYEDKAVALANTPADCLRLKTQLKDVHDHGVLFDTTRFVQNLEGKLQELVAAL, encoded by the coding sequence GTGGCGAAATTCGAAGAAAACTATGTAGCGGTGCTCATGCGTGCTTGGCAGGGCCAACTGGACTTCACCCAATTGATCGACTGCGCATCGCAAATGGAGGCCCGCCAGATGGGCCCCTTGTCCGCTGTGCTCTACCAGACTTGGCTGAAGCGCACCAACTCTCCCTATGCTTATGCGGGCTACTTCAATCTAGGCGTTACGCTGTCCAACGAAAGCGACTTTGCGGGCGCGCAACAAGCCTACGAACAATCAATCGCCTTGCACCCGGGGTTTGTGCAGCCCAGATTAAACAAAGGCTCTCTGTTTGAGCGCCAAGGCATGACCGAACAAGCGCTCGCGGAGTGGCGATGGGTGGTGGAACATGTTCCGGGTGACAACCCAGAAAACAAGACATTTGTGCTCATGGCCTTGAACCACTTGGGGCGTGTATTGGAATCGAAGAAGCAGTTCCACGATGCGTTTGCCTACCTCACACAAAGCTTGACCCTAGACCCACTGCAACCCGATGTGGTGCACCACTGGGTGCATTTGCGACAAAAGCAGTGTATGTGGCCGGTGTACTCGCCCATCGAGGGCCTGACCCAGCAAGCCATGCACGAGTCCACGTCGGCCTTGGCCATGATGAATGTTTCCGATGACCCTGCGGAGCAATTGGCTGCCGCCAATCGGTTCGTGGCCAAGCGCGTGAACGCCACCCTGCCCCTTCTGGCAAAGCCCAAACGGTACGGGCACAAAAAACTACGCATTGCCTACGTGTCGTCCGACTTTTGCTTACACCCGGTGTCCATGCTCACCGCGGAACTGTTCGAGCTGCACAACCGAGAAAAGTTTGAAATCTATGGCTACTGCTGGAGTCCCGAAGACGGCTCAGCCTTACGCCAACGCGTGATCGCAGCCATGGACCACTTCACCCGCATTGACCAAATGTCCGACGAAGCGGCGGCCAAACTCATGCGGGAGCATGAAATTGATGTGTTGGTAGACCTGCAAGGCCAAACCGCTGGCGCTCGGGTCAACATGCTGGCCTACCGGCCAGCCCCCATTCAAATCACCTACTTGGGCTTGCCCGCCACCACCGGCTTACCGTCTATCGACTATGTGATTGCCGACCGATTTTTGATTCCTGAAGCGCTCACACCGTTCTATTCCGAAAAACCGCTGTACATGCCCGATATCTACCAGTGCAGCGACCGCAAGCGCGCTGTGGGCCCCATTCCCAGCCGCGAGAGCTGCGGCCTACCCGCCCAAGGGTTTGTGTTTTGCTCACTGAACAACAACTACAAGTACACGCCTGAAATGTTTGACGTGTGGATGCGCATTTTGAAGCGCACTCCAGGCAGCGTTCTATGGCTGCTGGCGGACAATCCATGGGCTGAGGCGAACCTGCGACAAGAAGCCAGGACACGCGGCATTGAAGACCACCGCATTTTGTTTGCACCCCGCGTGTCGCCTGAGAACTACCTTGCCCGGTACGCTGCGGCCGACCTCTTCTTGGACACTTTCCCCTTCAATGCGGGCACTACCGCGAACGATGCCCTTTGGATGGGTCTACCCGTATTGACCCTATGCGGCCGGGCATTTGCCTCCAGAATGGCAGGCGCACTGCTCACTGCAGCCCAAATGCCTGAGCTCATTTGCTACGACGTGCAAAGCTATGAAGACAAGGCCGTAGCGCTTGCAAACACACCCGCCGACTGCTTGCGCCTCAAGACACAACTCAAAGATGTGCATGACCACGGCGTCTTGTTTGACACCACGCGCTTTGTGCAGAACTTAGAGGGTAAGTTACAAGAACTAGTGGCTGCGCTGTAA
- a CDS encoding flagellar protein FliT produces MSEMLIDYYKAIEDSSAKMLEAAKMEDWDGVVRFEGACAVLIEQLRHRARSEQLSPNSRAEKNRIMRRILHNDAQIRYLAEPWLAHFEQKFDGHNTQLH; encoded by the coding sequence ATGTCTGAAATGCTGATTGACTATTACAAGGCGATTGAAGACAGCAGCGCCAAAATGTTGGAAGCCGCCAAGATGGAAGACTGGGATGGCGTGGTGCGCTTTGAAGGGGCGTGCGCCGTGCTCATTGAGCAGCTACGCCACCGTGCGCGCAGCGAGCAGCTAAGCCCCAACTCCCGCGCAGAGAAAAACCGCATCATGCGTCGCATCTTGCACAACGATGCGCAAATACGCTATCTGGCAGAACCCTGGTTAGCCCACTTTGAACAAAAGTTTGATGGGCACAACACCCAACTGCACTGA
- the fliS gene encoding flagellar export chaperone FliS gives MFSSVSSRSASAYKKASIDASVEMADPHQLVNLLFNALRQALGSTRIAMGNGDVPAKCKYIGNAIRILEEGLKAPLDMTKGGELAANLNALYEYCVNRLITANARNDVAAIDEVDALIEKVASGWRQINGQGPAYLKSV, from the coding sequence ATGTTTAGCTCAGTCAGCTCCCGCTCCGCTTCTGCCTACAAAAAGGCGAGTATCGACGCTAGCGTAGAGATGGCAGATCCGCACCAGTTGGTGAATTTGCTCTTCAATGCACTGCGTCAAGCTTTGGGTTCTACCCGCATCGCCATGGGCAATGGGGACGTGCCCGCCAAGTGCAAGTACATCGGCAACGCGATTCGCATTTTGGAAGAAGGCCTGAAAGCACCTTTGGACATGACCAAGGGCGGTGAACTCGCGGCTAATTTGAATGCTTTGTATGAGTACTGTGTGAACCGCCTGATCACCGCCAATGCCAGAAACGACGTGGCTGCTATCGATGAGGTGGACGCTTTGATTGAGAAAGTGGCCAGTGGTTGGCGCCAAATCAACGGCCAGGGGCCAGCCTATTTGAAGTCTGTCTAA
- the fliD gene encoding flagellar filament capping protein FliD: MATISSIGIGSGLNVEATITALVALEKAPLKALANKASTANARVSAMGQIKSQVSALTDVAARISASSAWIARTGTSSNTSAATLAVTSAAAAGTYTLDVDSLAKKQAVSSAALTAGAYVGAGTMTLRLGTWTSPTGNATTDNTGVANADLALPAAQTALVTAQTNQTNANAALVTANANLVTADATLATATSNSATAQATLTVANANLAAATTASNTANSTLATANTTATNATSASAAADAAELAAFNTLTTVTAAAPANIAAAQAVFDGADATLVSATATKGTAANAASTAQTTLNAANNDLATKNGVLTAANSTLASATSGLSNANSALASANSALALANTAATAANTASAALADDQNASTALSSYATGYPPAGVGKTELTAYASAYADWVAKIGLNDHATPALQADEATARSTMLSARGALAVASPSALTAADAITAPADASNASVLKAQAIDAANAAGTTPANAATFKATAQATQTAAAATAVTAAATYSGAVSAQATASSDVATASAAVSAATSDKAIKDAALVTANANLASATAAQVAAATALATANGAIGVATAAHASASAAAVTAAATKATALADQVTAVADAATASTNLATASTDQSTAAADAATKTTALTTATTDRATAAAAVTTASNNVTAADTAVTNATTAVANATNGVTTARPTFVPSASSADVAITVTATDTVSTLAAKINAANGGIVAAAFFDGTQERLQLTSKDTGAAAGFRVQVTDGDGGSTDNSGLSRMGYDPQNSAYGMASSGITATYGADARARINGAVVTSKTNTLAGNLPGVTIDLKAVTTSSVTLNVAEDVTVAVKNINDFVTAYNALNANLVDLTKYDAGTKTASLFQGDASIVGLQNVMRNMLGSISNGSTYTRLADVGVERQLDGSLTMNTAKLSTAANNGTELQKLFVTDNGNLQLNGFALKFASLGQGLLSSNGTVTNRTNGLKTELNLNAKEQAKVNTRADMAEARLRKTYSALDGKMASLNALSTYVSQQVTTWNKSTG, encoded by the coding sequence ATGGCAACCATTTCATCCATTGGTATTGGCAGTGGTCTCAATGTAGAGGCCACGATCACCGCTTTGGTAGCGCTTGAAAAGGCGCCGTTGAAAGCGCTGGCAAACAAAGCAAGCACTGCCAACGCTCGCGTGTCGGCCATGGGGCAAATCAAGTCGCAAGTCTCCGCGCTCACCGATGTTGCCGCGCGCATTTCTGCCAGTAGTGCGTGGATCGCTCGCACCGGCACGTCTAGCAACACGAGCGCGGCCACCCTGGCCGTCACCAGTGCTGCTGCCGCTGGCACCTACACGCTGGATGTGGACTCACTGGCCAAGAAGCAGGCAGTGTCTTCAGCGGCACTGACGGCAGGCGCGTATGTGGGGGCCGGAACCATGACGCTGCGCTTGGGCACTTGGACCAGCCCGACCGGAAACGCCACTACGGACAACACGGGTGTTGCCAATGCAGACCTAGCCTTGCCAGCGGCCCAGACCGCCTTGGTCACCGCCCAAACCAACCAGACCAATGCCAATGCTGCGTTGGTGACAGCCAACGCGAATTTGGTCACCGCGGATGCAACGCTGGCAACAGCCACGTCAAACTCGGCCACTGCGCAAGCTACGCTAACAGTAGCTAACGCCAATTTAGCCGCAGCAACGACTGCCTCCAACACCGCCAACAGCACTCTGGCTACCGCCAATACGACGGCGACCAACGCCACCTCTGCAAGCGCGGCGGCCGATGCAGCTGAGCTGGCTGCATTCAATACTCTCACAACGGTCACCGCGGCGGCCCCTGCCAACATAGCCGCAGCCCAAGCTGTTTTTGACGGCGCTGATGCCACCTTGGTCAGTGCCACGGCCACCAAAGGCACCGCAGCTAATGCCGCCAGCACCGCCCAAACAACGCTAAATGCTGCAAATAACGACCTTGCCACTAAGAATGGTGTGTTGACTGCTGCCAACAGCACCTTGGCCAGTGCGACCTCCGGCCTGTCAAATGCCAATAGCGCACTGGCGAGCGCCAATAGTGCTTTGGCACTTGCCAACACGGCCGCAACTGCGGCCAACACGGCCTCGGCCGCCTTGGCCGATGACCAGAACGCTAGTACTGCGCTGTCGAGCTACGCAACCGGCTATCCACCAGCCGGCGTTGGCAAGACGGAGCTCACTGCCTATGCCAGTGCCTACGCTGATTGGGTGGCAAAAATTGGGCTGAACGACCATGCCACGCCCGCATTACAAGCAGATGAGGCTACGGCTAGGTCGACTATGCTGAGTGCGCGCGGTGCACTGGCCGTGGCCAGCCCTTCGGCCTTAACGGCCGCCGATGCCATTACGGCACCCGCCGATGCCAGCAACGCCTCGGTACTCAAGGCGCAAGCGATTGATGCTGCCAACGCAGCAGGTACCACGCCTGCCAATGCTGCAACCTTTAAGGCCACCGCGCAAGCGACACAAACCGCCGCCGCTGCAACAGCGGTAACGGCCGCTGCCACCTATTCAGGGGCTGTGTCGGCCCAGGCAACGGCGAGTTCTGATGTGGCCACGGCCAGTGCGGCAGTGAGTGCGGCGACCAGTGACAAAGCGATCAAAGACGCCGCTTTGGTCACTGCAAACGCCAACCTTGCCAGTGCCACGGCTGCCCAGGTGGCCGCTGCTACCGCATTGGCAACGGCCAATGGCGCGATTGGCGTGGCAACAGCAGCCCACGCTAGCGCCTCCGCGGCTGCCGTTACGGCGGCCGCAACCAAAGCCACTGCGCTGGCCGACCAAGTGACCGCAGTGGCCGATGCCGCCACAGCTAGCACCAACTTGGCAACGGCCTCCACCGATCAATCGACCGCCGCTGCCGATGCGGCAACCAAGACCACGGCGCTCACCACCGCCACCACCGACCGTGCCACAGCCGCTGCTGCGGTGACAACTGCAAGCAACAACGTCACCGCAGCCGACACGGCAGTCACCAATGCCACCACAGCTGTTGCCAACGCCACCAATGGCGTGACCACCGCGCGCCCCACGTTTGTACCTTCCGCCTCGAGCGCGGATGTGGCAATCACCGTCACCGCAACCGACACCGTGAGCACACTGGCCGCTAAGATCAATGCGGCCAATGGCGGCATTGTTGCCGCAGCGTTTTTTGATGGCACGCAAGAGCGCTTGCAGCTGACTTCCAAAGACACGGGCGCTGCAGCGGGCTTTCGGGTGCAGGTTACAGATGGTGATGGTGGCAGTACCGATAACTCGGGCCTGTCACGCATGGGCTATGACCCCCAAAACAGCGCCTACGGCATGGCGAGTTCTGGCATTACTGCCACCTACGGGGCTGATGCCCGTGCCCGCATCAATGGGGCAGTGGTGACATCCAAAACCAATACCTTGGCTGGCAATCTGCCGGGCGTGACGATTGACCTGAAGGCGGTAACCACGTCGAGCGTGACCTTGAACGTGGCAGAAGACGTGACTGTTGCCGTCAAGAACATCAACGATTTTGTGACCGCCTACAACGCGCTTAATGCCAATTTGGTGGATTTAACGAAATACGATGCGGGCACCAAGACTGCGTCCCTCTTTCAAGGGGATGCCAGCATTGTGGGTTTGCAAAACGTGATGCGCAACATGCTGGGCTCTATCAGCAATGGCAGCACCTACACGCGCTTGGCAGATGTGGGCGTAGAGCGGCAGTTGGACGGTTCTTTGACCATGAACACCGCAAAGCTCAGCACGGCGGCCAACAATGGCACGGAGTTGCAAAAGCTGTTCGTTACCGACAATGGCAACTTACAACTCAACGGCTTTGCGCTGAAGTTTGCAAGCCTAGGGCAAGGCCTTTTGTCGAGCAACGGTACGGTGACCAACCGGACCAATGGGCTGAAGACTGAGTTAAACCTTAACGCGAAAGAGCAAGCCAAGGTCAATACCCGGGCTGACATGGCGGAGGCGCGGCTTAGAAAGACCTATAGCGCCCTAGATGGAAAGATGGCAAGCCTGAACGCGCTGAGCACCTATGTGTCCCAGCAAGTCACCACCTGGAATAAATCTACGGGCTAA
- a CDS encoding flagellin, translating to MASTINTNINSLTAQRNLSVNQMSLSTSMQRLSSGLRINSAKDDAAGLAISDRMTAQIRGQSQAARNANDGISLAQTAEGALGEITTNLQRIRELAVQSANSTNTASDRASLDLEVQQRIKEIDRVSSQTQFNGRNLLDGSFGTAVFQVGANVSQTIELDLTDSKRTTNLGRRADYIGSAATFDGTKAIGAQGAGVSTASLASGDLKITVGNNAEVTVGASTVTATENAKGQTSQSAFAKVRAINQAGVPGLRAEANTTIKAAYTTTTVAYSMTINGTQVFNAAASGLTGEQFAEGVNRNAGATGVTASFSGGNITLTAADGRDIIVTAQTNDSTGLGAASTVAGENNTLNAALTTTGTTAWTAVGTVRLSANERIDLVGAGAAAAGFAAGGLALGSSSLYSASVTSVANANSTIDAIDSALAGVSTLRSTFGAIQNRFESVVANLASSVENLSASRSRIQDADFATETANLSRSQILQQAGTAMVAQANQLPQGVLALLR from the coding sequence ATGGCTTCCACCATCAATACCAATATCAACTCGTTGACGGCGCAGCGCAACTTGAGCGTGAACCAAATGTCCTTGTCTACGTCGATGCAGCGCCTGTCTTCAGGTTTGCGTATCAATAGCGCTAAAGACGATGCAGCGGGCTTGGCTATCAGCGACCGCATGACCGCGCAAATTCGAGGCCAAAGTCAAGCGGCCCGCAATGCCAACGACGGTATCTCTTTGGCGCAAACGGCTGAAGGTGCTTTGGGTGAAATCACCACCAATTTGCAACGCATTCGTGAGCTGGCGGTGCAATCTGCCAACTCCACCAACACCGCGAGTGACCGCGCTTCGCTAGACCTCGAAGTGCAACAACGCATTAAGGAAATTGACCGGGTCTCTTCCCAAACCCAGTTCAATGGGCGCAATTTATTGGACGGCTCTTTCGGCACGGCAGTGTTCCAAGTCGGTGCCAACGTAAGTCAAACCATCGAGCTGGACTTGACTGATAGCAAGCGTACGACCAACCTTGGCCGTCGGGCCGACTACATTGGGTCAGCCGCCACATTTGATGGTACTAAAGCTATTGGCGCGCAGGGGGCAGGCGTCTCTACCGCATCCTTAGCATCTGGTGACTTAAAAATTACGGTTGGCAACAATGCCGAGGTGACGGTCGGTGCCTCCACCGTGACTGCTACTGAAAATGCAAAAGGGCAAACCAGTCAAAGTGCTTTCGCCAAGGTGCGTGCCATCAACCAGGCAGGCGTCCCTGGTTTGAGGGCCGAGGCCAACACTACGATCAAGGCTGCCTACACCACAACCACCGTAGCCTACAGTATGACGATTAATGGGACACAGGTATTCAACGCAGCAGCCTCTGGCTTAACGGGCGAGCAGTTTGCAGAAGGCGTGAATCGAAACGCAGGTGCCACGGGCGTCACAGCGTCTTTTTCAGGCGGGAACATCACCCTCACAGCCGCCGATGGCAGAGACATCATTGTGACGGCGCAGACCAATGACTCAACCGGTTTGGGGGCAGCATCCACCGTGGCAGGCGAAAACAACACGCTCAATGCTGCGCTGACCACTACCGGGACAACAGCCTGGACAGCGGTCGGGACGGTACGGCTTTCCGCCAATGAACGGATTGATCTTGTTGGCGCTGGCGCGGCGGCTGCAGGTTTTGCCGCGGGGGGCTTGGCGCTCGGAAGCAGCTCACTGTATAGTGCATCGGTCACCAGTGTGGCCAACGCCAACAGCACGATTGATGCGATTGACTCAGCACTGGCCGGGGTGAGTACCTTGCGAAGTACGTTTGGTGCTATCCAAAATCGCTTTGAATCTGTGGTCGCCAACTTGGCATCTTCCGTGGAAAACCTCTCCGCATCACGCTCGCGCATTCAAGATGCCGACTTTGCGACAGAAACAGCCAACCTGTCTCGCTCACAGATCTTGCAACAAGCGGGTACGGCGATGGTGGCTCAAGCCAACCAGTTGCCGCAAGGTGTGTTGGCCTTGCTGCGGTAA